The following are from one region of the Deltaproteobacteria bacterium genome:
- a CDS encoding MBL fold metallo-hydrolase, whose translation MRPASRHKNDASAAADTNWRRFRGEPWPAGLELQWLGTAGFRISYAGAHLYVDPYLTRSALGETLLARPLRPREAVVARHVPAADAVLVGHTHFDHALDLAPIARRTGCAVFGSRSVANLLAAHGLADRARVVEPYRTYDVGPFAVTFVPSLHSKLVLGLRVPFDGELTCDHLDDLTAPAYRCGDVYGIHIAVAGVTFYHQGSANLIDDAIVHRGVDYFLCGLAGRGFTRNYVARILRRLEPRVIVPHHHDNFFRPLDAPMGFSLRVNYAGFLDEVRAVSADFAVRSLDLLQTRTA comes from the coding sequence CTGCGGCCCGCGTCGCGCCACAAAAACGACGCCAGCGCCGCGGCCGACACCAACTGGCGGCGGTTTCGCGGCGAGCCATGGCCCGCGGGCCTCGAGCTGCAGTGGCTCGGCACCGCTGGCTTTCGCATCAGTTACGCCGGCGCCCACCTGTACGTCGATCCCTACCTGACGCGCAGCGCGCTCGGCGAGACCCTGCTCGCGCGCCCGCTGCGGCCGCGCGAGGCCGTCGTCGCGCGCCACGTGCCGGCGGCCGACGCGGTGCTCGTCGGCCACACCCACTTCGACCACGCCCTGGACCTGGCGCCGATCGCGCGGCGGACCGGCTGCGCGGTGTTCGGCTCGCGCTCGGTCGCCAACCTGCTCGCCGCCCACGGCCTCGCGGATCGCGCCCGCGTGGTCGAGCCCTACCGCACCTACGACGTGGGCCCGTTTGCCGTCACGTTCGTCCCGAGCCTGCACTCCAAACTCGTCCTCGGCCTGCGGGTGCCGTTCGACGGCGAGCTGACCTGCGACCACCTCGACGATCTCACCGCGCCCGCCTATCGCTGCGGCGACGTCTACGGCATCCACATCGCCGTCGCCGGCGTCACGTTCTACCACCAGGGCAGCGCCAACCTCATCGACGACGCCATCGTCCACCGCGGCGTCGATTACTTCCTGTGCGGACTGGCCGGCCGTGGTTTCACGCGCAACTACGTCGCGCGCATCCTGCGCCGGCTCGAGCCCCGCGTGATCGTGCCGCATCACCACGACAACTTTTTCCGGCCGCTGGACGCGCCGATGGGGTTTTCGCTGCGCGTCAACTACGCCGGCTTCCTCGACGAAGTGCGCGCGGTATCCGCCGATTTCGCAGTCCGATCGCTCGACCTGCTGCAGACACGAACGGCCTGA
- a CDS encoding superoxide dismutase has translation MAFELMKLPYAKDALAPTISAETIEYHYGKHHAAYVNKLNAAIEGTPLAEKDLVSIIAETCGKQPGVFNNAAQVWNHDFYWLSMAPNGGGAPAGKVAEWIDRSFGNFATFKEKFSAAAAGVFGSGWAWVVKDGDKLVIETTANADTPVAHGKTPVLTIDVWEHAYYVDYRNARPKYIEAFWNVVNWDHVGSLL, from the coding sequence ATGGCCTTTGAACTGATGAAGCTCCCGTACGCCAAGGACGCCCTGGCGCCGACGATCTCGGCCGAGACGATCGAGTACCACTACGGCAAACATCACGCCGCCTACGTCAACAAGCTCAACGCCGCGATCGAGGGGACCCCGCTGGCCGAGAAGGATCTCGTCTCGATCATCGCCGAGACGTGCGGCAAGCAGCCGGGCGTGTTCAACAACGCGGCCCAGGTGTGGAACCACGACTTCTACTGGCTGAGCATGGCGCCCAACGGCGGCGGCGCGCCGGCGGGCAAGGTCGCGGAGTGGATCGACCGGTCGTTCGGCAACTTTGCCACGTTCAAGGAGAAGTTCTCGGCGGCGGCGGCCGGTGTGTTCGGCAGCGGCTGGGCGTGGGTGGTCAAGGACGGCGACAAGCTGGTGATCGAGACGACGGCGAATGCCGACACGCCGGTCGCGCACGGCAAGACGCCGGTGCTCACGATCGACGTGTGGGAGCACGCATACTACGTGGACTACCGCAACGCGCGGCCGAAGTACATCGAGGCGTTCTGGAACGTGGTCAACTGGGACCACGTCGGCTCGCTGCTGTAG
- a CDS encoding EVE domain-containing protein, whose translation MAKRYWLMKSEPGTYSIDDLARDGVTPWDGVRNYQARNFMRDDMRVGDGVLFYHSSCDVPGVAGVAEVASEPYPDPTQFDPRSPYFDPKSDRDDPRWWLVDVRFVAKFPAVVPLAAIKANPKLSDMAVVQRGQRLSVQPVTAAQWREIHKMARARGPA comes from the coding sequence ATGGCCAAGCGCTACTGGCTGATGAAGTCGGAGCCCGGAACGTACTCGATCGACGACCTCGCCCGCGACGGCGTGACGCCGTGGGACGGCGTGCGCAACTATCAGGCGCGCAACTTCATGCGCGACGACATGCGCGTCGGCGACGGCGTGCTGTTCTACCACTCGAGCTGCGACGTGCCGGGCGTCGCCGGCGTGGCGGAGGTCGCGAGCGAGCCCTACCCGGACCCCACCCAGTTCGATCCGCGCAGCCCGTACTTCGATCCGAAGAGCGACCGCGACGATCCGCGCTGGTGGTTGGTCGACGTCCGGTTCGTCGCGAAGTTCCCGGCCGTCGTCCCGCTGGCGGCGATCAAAGCCAATCCGAAGCTGTCGGACATGGCGGTCGTCCAGCGCGGCCAGCGGCTGTCCGTACAGCCGGTCACCGCCGCGCAATGGCGCGAGATCCACAAGATGGCGCGCGCCCGCGGCCCAGCGTGA